In Chaetodon auriga isolate fChaAug3 chromosome 7, fChaAug3.hap1, whole genome shotgun sequence, a genomic segment contains:
- the LOC143323567 gene encoding glycerophosphodiester phosphodiesterase domain-containing protein 5-like isoform X1, whose amino-acid sequence MAVLSWPIALHFFRMNKKVHQVTVLGLYLSVLFSLYLVPLGMYSPCIKEAGTLGPPPALIGHRGAPMLAPENTLMSFEKAVEAGGEGLETDVTISHMSQVTSDFCTFLCLHPNSSLWHSFNISISLCSYDGVPFLMHDSTLRRTTNVAEVFPNRTYLDASMFTWAELQQLNAGSWFLSRDPFGTVWSLSEADCSQAHNQSVPSLAQFLQVAARSGRLVLFDLRRPPYGHPYSRLYINVTLQVVQAHINTSQVLWLPSEDRELVQAVDPDLQQTSGEKASIQELTDGHITRLNLHYSTMSQQQISKYQSENISTNLYVISQPWLFSLAWCAGAQSVTTNSIHILSNIKKPLFLMTPEEYSLMWILTDAVSAFLIIAVFIFHWWRERGLPFWSGSRQTQENGPYSKFRTDSSEVICVRWSPLHSDPLAGALISLPPVFNP is encoded by the exons ATGGCAGTTCTCTCCTGGCCAATTGCGTTGCACTTCTTCCGCATGAACAAGAAAG TGCATCAGGTGACTGTCCTGGGGCTCTACCTGTCCgtgctgttttctctctacCTGGTCCCTCTGGGAATGTATTCTCCCTGCATTAAAGAGGCAGGAACACTGGGACCCCCCCCAGCACTCATTGGACACAGAGGAGCTCCGATG ctgGCTCCAGAAAATACTCTGATGTCATTTGAGAAGGCAGTcgaagctggaggagaaggacTGGAGACTGATGTTACTATCAG TCACATGTCACAAGTTACCTCTGACTTTTGCACTTTCCTTTGCTTACATCCTAATTCCTCACTTTGGCACTCTTTTAatatctccatctctctgtgtaGTTATGATGGTGTCCCCTTCCTGATGCATGACTCCACTCTGAGGAGAACCACTAATGTTGCTGAGGTTTTCCCCAATCGAACATACCTCGATGCCTCCATGTTCACCTGGGCCGAGCTACAGCAGCTGAATGCTGGCAGCTGGTTCTTATCG AGGGATCCATTTGGTACTGTGTGGTCCCTGTCTGAGGCGGACTGCTCCCAGGCCCACAACCAGTCTGTTCCCTCACTGGCCCAGTTCCTGCAGGTAGCGGCCCGAAGCGGCAGACTAGTGCTGTTTGACCTCCGCAGGCCACCGTACGGACATCCCTACAGTCGGTTATACATCAACGTCACTCTGCAGGTGGTGCAGGCCCACATCAACACCTCACAG gtgctgTGGCTGCCGTCTGAGGACAGGGAGCTGGTCCAGGCCGTGGACCCGGACCTGCAGCAGACCTCTGGAGAGAAAGCTTCTATTCAGGAGCTGACGGACGGACACATCACCAGACTGAACCTGCACTACAGCACCATGTCACAACAGCAGATCAG TAAGTACCAGTCAGAGAACATCAGCACTAACCTGTATGTGATCAGCCAGCCGTGGCTCTTCAGCCTGGCCTGGTGTGCTGGAGCTCAGTCGGTAACCACCAACTCTATCCACATCCTGTCCAACATCAAGAAGCCGCTCTTCCTAATG aCTCCAGAGGAATATAGCTTGATGTGGATTCTGACCGATGCTGTGTCTGCCTTCCTCATCATTGCAGTTTTCATATTCCATTG gtggagagagagaggcctgcCCTTCTGGTCCGGCAGCCGTCAGACTCAGGAGAACGGACCATACAGCAAGTTCAGAACAG actctTCAGAGGTCATCTGTGTTCGCTGGAGCCCCCTCCACTCTGACCCCCTTGCCGGAgccctcatctctctcccccCGGTCTTCAACCCATGA
- the LOC143323515 gene encoding mRNA decay activator protein ZFP36L1 translates to MPSDFLTPFLELDEEFCKNFRGLEATDGSPAGSPQQRQQHSLRVLGFQRRHSLCPVTLPNSKFNNSSSSSEVTDSACWGLNMASTQQWSREGQLPRSSLSHIPFRVDRSISMIEGNVGNLGGREDTAANVSPPLLLPPPGLCISNTSLSSTASPSTSRPPAPSPHISTRYKTELCRTYEESGTCKYGTKCQFAHGLDELRGLSRHPKYKTEPCRTFHTIGFCPYGARCHFIHNADELLAGNGAAPLQKQKPRPPLLRHSLSFAGFSSPQTFQPDEESQPSSLLFTRASSVSPSPSSAGSPELLSPLFPEPGALKHCPYPFSGIPDLAGDSGDSTPRFYAVTDSLSGRCPSSTFTSKNPNPRYHLPQQLPVSINAPPGLQRCSSADSLSEEGYTSSCSLSSSSSGTESPSFEGRRLPIFSRLSVSDE, encoded by the exons ATGCCCTCAGACTTTCTAACGCCTTTCCTGGAACTGGACGAGGAGTTCTGCAAG AATTTCCGCGGCCTCGAGGCGACAGATGGCTCGCCTGCCGGCTCACCGCAGCAACGGCAGCAGCACAGTCTGAGGGTCCTGGGCTTCCAGCGTCGCCATTCTCTCTGCCCCGTGACCCTCCCCAACTCCAAgttcaacaacagcagcagcagctctgaggtgaCCGACTCAGCCTGCTGGGGGCTCAACATGGCCTCCACCCAGCAGTGGAGCAGGGAGGGTCAGCTTCCCCGCTCCTCACTCAGCCACATCCCTTTCAGAGTCGACCGCTCCATCAGCATGATCGAGGGCAACGTCGGCAACTTGGGCGGCAGAGAGGACACGGCGGCAAACGTGTCCCCGCCGCTTCTGCTCCCTCCCCCGGGTCTCTGCATCAGcaacacctctctctcctccactgcttCCCCCTCTACCTCCAGACCTCCAGCCCCTTCGCCTCACATCTCCACCCGGTACAAGACCGAACTCTGTCGCACCTATGAGGAAAGTGGGACCTGCAAGTACGGCACCAAGTGCCAGTTCGCCCACGGCCTGGACGAGCTGAGAGGCCTCAGCAGGCACCCCAAGTACAAGACAGAGCCGTGCCGCACATTCCACACAATCGGCTTCTGCCCGTACGGCGCCCGCTGCCACTTCATCCACAACGCTGACGAGCTCCTGGCCGGAAACGGTGCCGCACCTCTCCAGAAGCAGAAGCCGAGGCCTCCTCTTCTGCGACACAGCCTTAGCTTTGCAGGCTTTTCCTCTCCACAGACTTTCCAGCCAGATGAGGAGTCACAaccttcttccctcctcttcacccGGGCCTCCTCGGTTTCACCTTCTCCATCCTCCGCAGGGAGCCCAGAACTCCTGTCCCCTCTCTTCCCCGAGCCGGGGGCACTGAAGCATTGCCCCTACCCCTTCTCTGGCATCCCCGACCTGGCAGGAGACAGCGGTGATTCGACCCCACGCTTCTATGCGGTTACCGATTCTCTCAGTGGCAGGTGTCCCTCGTCCACCTTCACCTCCAAAAACCCAAACCCACGTTACCACCTCCCCCAGCAGCTGCCTGTCTCCATCAACGCCCCTCCAGGCCTTCAGCGCTGCTCCTCGGCCGACTCCCTGTCTGAGGAAGGCtacacctcctcctgctccctcagCTCTTCCTCCAGTGGCACGGAGTCGCCGAGCTTCGAAGGCCGGCGCCTGCCCATCTTCAGCCGCCTGTCCGTTTCAGACGAGTAG
- the LOC143323567 gene encoding glycerophosphodiester phosphodiesterase domain-containing protein 5-like isoform X2 translates to MAVLSWPIALHFFRMNKKVHQVTVLGLYLSVLFSLYLVPLGMYSPCIKEAGTLGPPPALIGHRGAPMLAPENTLMSFEKAVEAGGEGLETDVTISHMSQVTSDFCTFLCLHPNSSLWHSFNISISLCSYDGVPFLMHDSTLRRTTNVAEVFPNRTYLDASMFTWAELQQLNAGSWFLSRDPFGTVWSLSEADCSQAHNQSVPSLAQFLQVAARSGRLVLFDLRRPPYGHPYSRLYINVTLQVVQAHINTSQVLWLPSEDRELVQAVDPDLQQTSGEKASIQELTDGHITRLNLHYSTMSQQQISKYQSENISTNLYVISQPWLFSLAWCAGAQSVTTNSIHILSNIKKPLFLMTPEEYSLMWILTDAVSAFLIIAVFIFHWWRERGLPFWSGSRQTQENGPYSKFRTELSDVWSISSVNVRPDLRSTPSSPSTPHLPTITEE, encoded by the exons ATGGCAGTTCTCTCCTGGCCAATTGCGTTGCACTTCTTCCGCATGAACAAGAAAG TGCATCAGGTGACTGTCCTGGGGCTCTACCTGTCCgtgctgttttctctctacCTGGTCCCTCTGGGAATGTATTCTCCCTGCATTAAAGAGGCAGGAACACTGGGACCCCCCCCAGCACTCATTGGACACAGAGGAGCTCCGATG ctgGCTCCAGAAAATACTCTGATGTCATTTGAGAAGGCAGTcgaagctggaggagaaggacTGGAGACTGATGTTACTATCAG TCACATGTCACAAGTTACCTCTGACTTTTGCACTTTCCTTTGCTTACATCCTAATTCCTCACTTTGGCACTCTTTTAatatctccatctctctgtgtaGTTATGATGGTGTCCCCTTCCTGATGCATGACTCCACTCTGAGGAGAACCACTAATGTTGCTGAGGTTTTCCCCAATCGAACATACCTCGATGCCTCCATGTTCACCTGGGCCGAGCTACAGCAGCTGAATGCTGGCAGCTGGTTCTTATCG AGGGATCCATTTGGTACTGTGTGGTCCCTGTCTGAGGCGGACTGCTCCCAGGCCCACAACCAGTCTGTTCCCTCACTGGCCCAGTTCCTGCAGGTAGCGGCCCGAAGCGGCAGACTAGTGCTGTTTGACCTCCGCAGGCCACCGTACGGACATCCCTACAGTCGGTTATACATCAACGTCACTCTGCAGGTGGTGCAGGCCCACATCAACACCTCACAG gtgctgTGGCTGCCGTCTGAGGACAGGGAGCTGGTCCAGGCCGTGGACCCGGACCTGCAGCAGACCTCTGGAGAGAAAGCTTCTATTCAGGAGCTGACGGACGGACACATCACCAGACTGAACCTGCACTACAGCACCATGTCACAACAGCAGATCAG TAAGTACCAGTCAGAGAACATCAGCACTAACCTGTATGTGATCAGCCAGCCGTGGCTCTTCAGCCTGGCCTGGTGTGCTGGAGCTCAGTCGGTAACCACCAACTCTATCCACATCCTGTCCAACATCAAGAAGCCGCTCTTCCTAATG aCTCCAGAGGAATATAGCTTGATGTGGATTCTGACCGATGCTGTGTCTGCCTTCCTCATCATTGCAGTTTTCATATTCCATTG gtggagagagagaggcctgcCCTTCTGGTCCGGCAGCCGTCAGACTCAGGAGAACGGACCATACAGCAAGTTCAGAACAG AGCTAAGTGACGTGTGGTCCATCTCCAGTGTCAACGTCCGGCCCGACCTACGGAGCACGCCCAGTTCACCCAGTACCCCTCACCTGCCCACCATCACAGAGGAGTGA
- the LOC143323567 gene encoding glycerophosphodiester phosphodiesterase domain-containing protein 5-like isoform X3, which translates to MAVLSWPIALHFFRMNKKVHQVTVLGLYLSVLFSLYLVPLGMYSPCIKEAGTLGPPPALIGHRGAPMLAPENTLMSFEKAVEAGGEGLETDVTISYDGVPFLMHDSTLRRTTNVAEVFPNRTYLDASMFTWAELQQLNAGSWFLSRDPFGTVWSLSEADCSQAHNQSVPSLAQFLQVAARSGRLVLFDLRRPPYGHPYSRLYINVTLQVVQAHINTSQVLWLPSEDRELVQAVDPDLQQTSGEKASIQELTDGHITRLNLHYSTMSQQQISKYQSENISTNLYVISQPWLFSLAWCAGAQSVTTNSIHILSNIKKPLFLMTPEEYSLMWILTDAVSAFLIIAVFIFHWWRERGLPFWSGSRQTQENGPYSKFRTELSDVWSISSVNVRPDLRSTPSSPSTPHLPTITEE; encoded by the exons ATGGCAGTTCTCTCCTGGCCAATTGCGTTGCACTTCTTCCGCATGAACAAGAAAG TGCATCAGGTGACTGTCCTGGGGCTCTACCTGTCCgtgctgttttctctctacCTGGTCCCTCTGGGAATGTATTCTCCCTGCATTAAAGAGGCAGGAACACTGGGACCCCCCCCAGCACTCATTGGACACAGAGGAGCTCCGATG ctgGCTCCAGAAAATACTCTGATGTCATTTGAGAAGGCAGTcgaagctggaggagaaggacTGGAGACTGATGTTACTATCAG TTATGATGGTGTCCCCTTCCTGATGCATGACTCCACTCTGAGGAGAACCACTAATGTTGCTGAGGTTTTCCCCAATCGAACATACCTCGATGCCTCCATGTTCACCTGGGCCGAGCTACAGCAGCTGAATGCTGGCAGCTGGTTCTTATCG AGGGATCCATTTGGTACTGTGTGGTCCCTGTCTGAGGCGGACTGCTCCCAGGCCCACAACCAGTCTGTTCCCTCACTGGCCCAGTTCCTGCAGGTAGCGGCCCGAAGCGGCAGACTAGTGCTGTTTGACCTCCGCAGGCCACCGTACGGACATCCCTACAGTCGGTTATACATCAACGTCACTCTGCAGGTGGTGCAGGCCCACATCAACACCTCACAG gtgctgTGGCTGCCGTCTGAGGACAGGGAGCTGGTCCAGGCCGTGGACCCGGACCTGCAGCAGACCTCTGGAGAGAAAGCTTCTATTCAGGAGCTGACGGACGGACACATCACCAGACTGAACCTGCACTACAGCACCATGTCACAACAGCAGATCAG TAAGTACCAGTCAGAGAACATCAGCACTAACCTGTATGTGATCAGCCAGCCGTGGCTCTTCAGCCTGGCCTGGTGTGCTGGAGCTCAGTCGGTAACCACCAACTCTATCCACATCCTGTCCAACATCAAGAAGCCGCTCTTCCTAATG aCTCCAGAGGAATATAGCTTGATGTGGATTCTGACCGATGCTGTGTCTGCCTTCCTCATCATTGCAGTTTTCATATTCCATTG gtggagagagagaggcctgcCCTTCTGGTCCGGCAGCCGTCAGACTCAGGAGAACGGACCATACAGCAAGTTCAGAACAG AGCTAAGTGACGTGTGGTCCATCTCCAGTGTCAACGTCCGGCCCGACCTACGGAGCACGCCCAGTTCACCCAGTACCCCTCACCTGCCCACCATCACAGAGGAGTGA